A section of the Pimelobacter simplex genome encodes:
- a CDS encoding LppX_LprAFG lipoprotein, protein MTTSTRVAAGLLSTLVAVGGLTACSGDDGGGSDAPSWSDAGKKAKDLLDGTSGVEVSISTNDDPGVDYLSAATGTIVADPASFEGTVDGKVSGFAVSDVPVISVGGTLWINHLALGGWSDRFQPKELCAPDPAMLLDPSSGVSSVLTSSTDVKAGKSERGGTDNKEVFHSYAGTATGDAIRKILPCAEGDGFDAKYRIDDSGHLRTAELTGTFFPDADPMTYTIDVTKYDVEKDITAPK, encoded by the coding sequence ATGACGACCTCCACCCGTGTGGCCGCCGGCCTGCTCTCCACGCTCGTCGCCGTCGGCGGCCTGACCGCCTGCTCCGGGGACGACGGTGGGGGCAGCGACGCCCCCTCGTGGTCCGACGCGGGCAAGAAGGCCAAGGACCTGCTCGACGGCACCTCCGGCGTCGAGGTCTCGATCTCGACGAACGACGACCCGGGCGTCGACTACCTCTCCGCGGCGACCGGCACGATCGTCGCCGACCCCGCCTCCTTCGAGGGCACCGTCGACGGCAAGGTCTCCGGCTTCGCGGTCTCCGACGTCCCGGTGATCTCGGTCGGCGGCACGCTGTGGATCAACCACCTCGCCCTCGGCGGCTGGAGCGACCGGTTCCAGCCCAAGGAGCTGTGCGCGCCCGACCCGGCGATGCTCCTCGACCCGTCGAGCGGCGTCTCGTCGGTGCTCACCAGCAGCACCGACGTCAAGGCCGGCAAGTCCGAGCGCGGCGGCACCGACAACAAGGAGGTCTTCCACTCCTACGCGGGCACCGCGACCGGCGACGCCATCCGCAAGATCCTCCCCTGCGCCGAGGGCGACGGCTTCGACGCGAAGTACCGCATCGACGACAGCGGCCACCTGCGCACGGCCGAGCTGACGGGCACCTTCTTCCCCGACGCCGACCCGATGACCTACACCATCGACGTGACGAAGTACGACGTCGAGAAGGACATCACGGCCCCCAAGTGA